One part of the Methylobacterium mesophilicum SR1.6/6 genome encodes these proteins:
- a CDS encoding YVTN family beta-propeller repeat protein — MSRLALLAFMLCLAAPARSEEIFVSNERDNTVSVIDGDSLEVVRTFPVGRRPRGLTFSKDGRSLYVCASDSDAVQVIDPETGQVRHNLPSGEDPEQFALAPDGHTLFIANEENATTTVVDAQTRKVLAQIDVGIEPEGVAVSPDGRIAVTTSETTNMVHWIDTKSLEAVDATPVGQRPRFAAFTADGSRLWASSEIGGTVSVIDVASRKVTETIEFAVKGIAADRIQPVGIQFAKDGRHAFVALGPSDRVAVVDTATFKVESYILVGRRVWQLALNAAGTRVFTTNGVSGDVTVIDAETFKPIKTVKVGRFPWGAAARPMSAAQAPDGRAAGATP; from the coding sequence ATGAGCCGGCTCGCCCTCCTCGCATTCATGCTCTGCCTCGCGGCGCCCGCGCGAAGCGAAGAGATCTTCGTCTCGAACGAGCGCGACAACACCGTCTCGGTGATCGACGGCGACAGCCTGGAGGTTGTGCGCACCTTCCCTGTCGGCCGGCGGCCCCGGGGGCTGACCTTCTCGAAGGACGGCCGGTCCCTCTACGTCTGCGCAAGCGATTCCGACGCCGTGCAGGTGATCGACCCGGAGACCGGTCAGGTCCGCCACAACCTGCCTTCGGGCGAGGATCCGGAGCAGTTCGCCCTGGCGCCGGACGGGCACACCCTGTTCATCGCCAACGAGGAGAACGCCACCACTACGGTGGTCGACGCGCAGACCCGCAAGGTCCTGGCGCAGATCGATGTCGGCATCGAGCCGGAGGGCGTCGCGGTGAGTCCGGACGGGCGCATTGCCGTCACGACCTCCGAGACCACCAACATGGTCCATTGGATCGACACCAAGAGCCTGGAGGCGGTGGACGCGACGCCGGTCGGCCAGCGTCCGCGCTTCGCCGCCTTCACGGCGGACGGGTCGAGGCTCTGGGCGTCGTCGGAGATCGGCGGCACCGTCTCGGTGATCGACGTCGCCAGCCGCAAGGTGACCGAGACGATCGAGTTCGCCGTGAAGGGGATCGCGGCCGACCGGATCCAGCCGGTGGGCATCCAGTTCGCGAAGGACGGGCGCCACGCCTTCGTGGCGTTGGGTCCGTCGGATCGCGTTGCGGTGGTGGATACGGCCACCTTCAAGGTCGAGAGCTACATCCTGGTCGGCCGTCGGGTCTGGCAACTCGCGCTCAACGCGGCGGGCACGCGGGTCTTCACCACCAACGGCGTCTCGGGCGACGTGACGGTCATCGACGCCGAGACCTTCAAGCCGATCAAGACCGTGAAAGTCGGGCGCTTCCCCTGGGGCGCGGCGGCCCGTCCGATGAGTGCCGCGCAGGCGCCGGACGGGCGCGCCGCCGGTGCGACGCCGTGA
- a CDS encoding FAD:protein FMN transferase has product MSAPVRFAPGRRRILVGAAGLAGLGGLAAFRAAAASRGLTLRTRAGLAFGTTVALTAAAPDPSAIEAALTDGFAAMRAVEASASLFRADSALARLNRAGSLEDPDPHLRTLLRFALALAAETDGAFDPTVQPLWPVWAGAAARGARPGDDVLRATLVRIGWRRVQVGPDRIVLEPGTALTLNALIQGYAADQVMAALRARGIDDAFVDTGEFGAAGAHPDGTPWRLGLADPRRPAEIAAVIVPFTGFAATSGDYNMSFSDDRADHHIFDPATGRSPRALSSVTVTAPRGLLADGLSTACMVLGRARGAALVSAHPGCTARFTDKG; this is encoded by the coding sequence GTGAGCGCGCCGGTCCGCTTCGCGCCCGGACGACGACGGATCCTCGTCGGGGCCGCGGGCCTCGCCGGCCTCGGCGGCCTCGCGGCGTTCCGCGCCGCGGCGGCGTCGCGCGGGCTGACCCTTCGCACCCGCGCCGGCCTCGCCTTCGGCACCACCGTGGCGCTGACCGCCGCGGCGCCCGATCCATCCGCCATCGAGGCCGCCCTGACCGACGGGTTCGCGGCGATGCGCGCCGTGGAGGCGTCCGCCAGCCTGTTCCGGGCCGACAGCGCCCTGGCGCGGCTCAACCGGGCCGGATCCCTGGAGGACCCCGACCCGCATCTGCGCACCCTGCTGCGCTTCGCCCTCGCGCTCGCGGCCGAGACGGATGGCGCCTTCGACCCGACCGTCCAGCCGCTCTGGCCGGTCTGGGCCGGCGCGGCCGCCCGCGGCGCGCGACCGGGGGACGACGTCCTCCGGGCAACCCTGGTGCGGATCGGTTGGCGGCGCGTGCAGGTCGGGCCGGACCGTATCGTCCTGGAACCCGGGACGGCCCTGACCCTGAACGCCCTGATCCAGGGCTACGCCGCCGACCAAGTCATGGCGGCGCTCCGGGCGCGCGGCATCGACGATGCCTTCGTGGATACCGGCGAGTTCGGCGCCGCCGGTGCCCATCCCGACGGCACCCCCTGGCGCCTCGGGCTGGCCGATCCGCGCCGTCCCGCCGAGATCGCCGCCGTGATCGTCCCGTTCACGGGCTTCGCCGCGACCTCGGGCGACTACAACATGAGCTTCTCGGACGATCGCGCCGACCACCACATCTTCGATCCGGCCACCGGCCGATCGCCGCGTGCCCTGTCGTCGGTGACGGTGACCGCGCCGAGGGGCCTCCTCGCCGACGGGCTGTCGACCGCCTGCATGGTCCTGGGGCGGGCGCGCGGCGCGGCCCTCGTCTCGGCTCATCCGGGCTGCACCGCGCGCTTCACCGACAAGGGCTGA
- a CDS encoding ABC transporter substrate-binding protein has product MGLAGMSVAGAATPPAGPPLTIHYLERRVERPVPLNNEDPIPDDEGAKGAELGLKDSNATGRFLGLAFALDTKVVEPGDDIRQAFRALPDPRLVVLNAPAADVLALADLPEAKGSVLLNIGAPDTRLRDADCRRNLLHVLPSRAMLADALIQFLAFKRWSRILLVTGPAPGDALYAEALKRSAKKFGARIVAESRYDPQGGDVRDTALREFALTTRGPEHDVVAVADEAGAFGASLNYNTASPRPLVGTQGLAPAAWGRPVEAWAAVQLQGRFRKLAGRAMRPVDWAGWMAVHAVGEAAVKARSTEAAAVRGALTAPGFEVGGFKGRPLSFRTWDGQLRQPIFLLWPGAVTATAPLEGYLHHRTELDTLGLDEPESACRAFSGTSG; this is encoded by the coding sequence ATGGGTCTCGCGGGGATGTCAGTGGCCGGGGCCGCGACCCCGCCGGCGGGCCCGCCCCTCACGATCCACTACCTCGAGCGGCGGGTCGAGCGGCCGGTGCCGCTGAACAACGAGGATCCGATCCCGGACGACGAGGGCGCCAAGGGTGCGGAACTCGGCCTGAAGGATTCGAACGCGACGGGCCGCTTCCTCGGACTGGCCTTCGCCCTCGACACGAAGGTCGTCGAGCCGGGCGACGACATCCGGCAGGCCTTCCGGGCGCTTCCGGATCCGCGCCTCGTGGTCCTCAATGCGCCGGCCGCGGACGTCCTCGCACTCGCCGACCTGCCGGAGGCGAAGGGCAGCGTGCTCCTCAACATCGGTGCCCCGGACACGCGCCTGCGCGACGCGGACTGCCGCAGGAACCTGCTCCACGTCCTGCCCTCCCGCGCCATGCTGGCCGACGCGCTGATCCAGTTCCTGGCGTTCAAGCGCTGGTCCCGGATCCTTCTCGTGACCGGTCCGGCCCCGGGAGATGCGCTCTACGCCGAGGCGCTGAAGCGCAGCGCGAAAAAGTTCGGGGCGCGGATCGTCGCCGAGTCGCGCTACGACCCGCAGGGCGGCGATGTCCGCGACACGGCGTTGCGCGAGTTCGCCCTGACGACCCGCGGGCCCGAGCACGACGTGGTGGCGGTGGCCGACGAGGCCGGCGCGTTCGGCGCGAGCCTCAACTACAACACCGCGTCCCCCCGGCCTCTGGTCGGCACCCAGGGCCTCGCGCCGGCGGCCTGGGGCCGCCCCGTGGAAGCCTGGGCCGCGGTTCAGCTCCAGGGGCGGTTCCGGAAGCTCGCCGGCCGCGCCATGCGGCCGGTCGACTGGGCGGGCTGGATGGCGGTGCACGCGGTCGGCGAGGCCGCCGTGAAGGCGCGCAGCACCGAGGCCGCCGCGGTCCGCGGCGCCCTGACGGCACCCGGTTTCGAGGTCGGCGGCTTCAAGGGCCGGCCCCTGAGCTTCCGCACCTGGGACGGGCAACTGCGCCAGCCGATCTTCCTGCTCTGGCCCGGGGCCGTCACCGCGACGGCGCCGCTCGAAGGCTACCTCCACCACCGCACCGAACTCGACACCCTCGGCCTCGACGAGCCCGAGAGTGCCTGCCGGGCGTTTTCCGGGACGTCAGGATGA
- the pedF gene encoding cytochrome c-550 PedF, translated as MRTMKTAAGGVLVALGLVLGAGGAFGHGDVQPQPVKTDGLKPLGAEWVTENPYKGDAHAISIGASGFNQNCARCHGLEMISGGLAPDLRYLPQGKEGDEYFVERMKHGAVINGVTKMPAFDGVISQEGLWAIRSYIESKHEE; from the coding sequence ATGCGCACGATGAAGACGGCGGCGGGCGGCGTGCTGGTCGCGCTCGGCCTGGTCCTGGGGGCCGGCGGCGCCTTCGGTCACGGCGACGTCCAGCCCCAGCCGGTGAAGACCGACGGCCTGAAGCCGCTCGGCGCCGAATGGGTCACTGAGAACCCCTACAAGGGCGACGCGCACGCCATCTCGATCGGCGCCTCGGGCTTCAACCAGAACTGCGCCCGGTGCCACGGCCTGGAGATGATCTCCGGCGGCCTCGCGCCGGATCTCCGCTACCTGCCGCAGGGCAAGGAAGGCGACGAGTACTTCGTCGAGCGCATGAAGCACGGCGCGGTCATCAACGGCGTGACCAAGATGCCGGCCTTCGACGGGGTGATCTCGCAGGAAGGCCTTTGGGCGATCCGCAGCTACATCGAGTCGAAGCATGAGGAGTAG
- a CDS encoding M20 family metallopeptidase encodes MATRETEALGWLDGQEGAMLALLEDLVNIDSGSYDKPGVDAVGTRIAAFLAGEGIPVTTIPVVGYGDALRAQVAGSGGGNRPVVLMGHRDTVFPKGEAGERPFRIAEGRAYGPGVADMKAGLVMNAFVLAAHHRAGGAPVPLVGLFTSDEEIGSPACRPIIEETARGARAVLNSEPGRPTGNVVTGRKGGVFMQLAVSGKAAHSGGNYADGRSAILELAHKTVALHAITDLDRGTTVNVGLVSGGQSVNTVAPRATCEIDLRYVTPPDREAAMGRIGAIVASSTVPGTTAHLTIKGEFLPLVQDAASRALFETYARVSAAQGIPVEGEFTGGCADSGFTASVGCPTLCAVGPVGGKAHSPEEYLEVGSLVPRARAMAETIAALAQP; translated from the coding sequence ATGGCCACACGTGAGACCGAAGCCCTCGGCTGGCTCGACGGGCAGGAGGGCGCCATGCTGGCCCTCCTCGAGGATCTGGTGAACATCGATTCCGGCTCCTACGACAAGCCGGGCGTCGACGCCGTCGGCACCCGCATCGCGGCGTTCCTCGCCGGAGAAGGCATCCCGGTCACCACGATCCCCGTGGTGGGCTACGGCGACGCGCTGCGGGCCCAGGTCGCCGGATCCGGGGGCGGCAACCGCCCGGTCGTGCTCATGGGTCATCGCGATACGGTCTTCCCGAAGGGCGAGGCCGGGGAGCGCCCGTTCCGGATCGCCGAGGGCCGCGCCTACGGGCCGGGCGTCGCCGACATGAAGGCGGGCCTCGTGATGAACGCCTTCGTGCTGGCGGCCCACCATCGGGCCGGCGGCGCGCCGGTGCCGCTGGTCGGCCTGTTCACCAGCGACGAGGAGATCGGCTCCCCGGCTTGCCGGCCGATCATCGAGGAGACCGCCCGCGGTGCCCGGGCGGTGCTCAATTCCGAGCCCGGCCGCCCAACCGGCAACGTCGTCACCGGCCGCAAGGGCGGGGTGTTCATGCAGCTCGCGGTGTCGGGCAAGGCGGCCCATTCCGGCGGCAACTACGCGGACGGGCGCAGCGCCATCCTGGAACTCGCCCACAAGACCGTCGCGCTCCACGCGATCACCGATCTCGACCGCGGCACGACGGTGAATGTCGGGCTGGTCTCGGGTGGCCAGTCGGTGAACACCGTGGCCCCCCGGGCGACCTGCGAGATCGACCTGCGCTACGTGACGCCGCCCGACCGGGAGGCGGCGATGGGCCGGATCGGCGCGATCGTGGCGTCCTCCACGGTGCCGGGCACCACCGCGCACCTCACCATCAAGGGCGAATTCCTGCCGCTGGTGCAGGACGCGGCCTCGCGCGCGCTGTTCGAGACCTACGCCCGCGTGAGCGCGGCGCAGGGCATCCCGGTCGAGGGCGAATTCACGGGTGGCTGCGCCGATTCCGGCTTCACCGCCAGCGTCGGCTGCCCGACCCTGTGCGCCGTCGGCCCGGTGGGCGGCAAGGCGCACTCGCCCGAGGAGTATCTGGAGGTCGGGAGCCTCGTCCCGCGGGCGCGCGCGATGGCCGAGACCATCGCGGCCCTGGCGCAGCCTTAG
- a CDS encoding response regulator, with amino-acid sequence MHLLIVDDHPLFRDALAATIRLAHPEAVLHEADGIEAACAVLAGNRGIDLTLLDLSMRGVTGFDGLITIRASFPRIPILIVSGHEDPRIVREALQHGAAGFVPKAMDKATLTRAITEVMSGALFLPPGLADASAPAPRGRKAPLPERLARLTPQQLRVLMMIRQGKLNKQIAHELQVGDSTVKAHVSEILRKLEVISRTQIVIDTASLDFDQIHNAHPA; translated from the coding sequence GTGCATCTCCTGATCGTCGACGACCACCCGCTGTTCCGCGACGCCCTGGCGGCCACGATCCGCCTCGCGCATCCGGAGGCGGTGCTGCACGAGGCCGACGGCATCGAGGCGGCCTGCGCGGTGCTGGCGGGCAACCGCGGCATCGACCTGACGCTCCTCGACCTCTCCATGCGCGGCGTGACCGGCTTCGACGGGCTGATCACCATCCGGGCGAGCTTTCCGCGCATCCCGATCCTGATCGTCTCCGGCCACGAGGATCCGCGCATCGTCCGCGAGGCCCTGCAGCACGGGGCGGCGGGTTTCGTCCCGAAGGCCATGGACAAGGCGACGCTCACCCGGGCGATCACCGAGGTGATGAGCGGCGCGCTGTTCCTGCCGCCGGGTCTGGCCGATGCCAGCGCGCCCGCGCCCCGGGGCAGGAAGGCGCCGCTGCCCGAGCGCCTCGCCCGGCTGACGCCCCAGCAATTGCGGGTGCTGATGATGATCCGGCAGGGGAAGCTCAACAAGCAGATCGCCCACGAGCTTCAGGTCGGCGACTCGACCGTGAAGGCGCACGTCTCCGAGATCCTGCGCAAGCTCGAGGTCATCAGCCGGACGCAGATCGTGATCGACACGGCGTCCCTCGACTTCGACCAGATCCACAACGCGCATCCGGCCTGA
- a CDS encoding PQQ-dependent methanol/ethanol family dehydrogenase, which translates to MRMRTRFLAAVGVASLVAGGALPAMAEGVSEQDIINDAKTPGDVVTYGLGPQAQRFSPLKTLNRDNIKGLVPAWSFSFGGEKQRGQESQALVKDGIIYVTGSYSRMYAIDSRTGDKKWEYDARLPEGILPCCDVVNRGAALYKDNVYFGTLDAKLVALNTKTGKVVWRKDIDDFKAGYSYTAAPIIVKGKIITGVSGGEFGVIGRIEARDAETGEVVWKRPVIEGHMGELNGKPSTMTGKTNETWPGDMWKFGGGATWLGGTYDPETNLIYFGTGNPGPWNSWLRPGDNKWTSSRLALNPDNGEIVWGFQTTPHDGWDFDGVNEFVPFDLNKGGKTIKAGATADRNGFFYVLDRTNGKFISATPFVEKINWAKGIDENGRPIYNDENRPGDPSKATGDDKKGKSVFAVPSFLGGKNWMPIGYSPDTKLFYVPSNEWGMDIWNEPVNYKKGAAYLGAGFTIKPVFDDHIGSLKAIDPASGKVVWEYKNKAPLWAGVLTTAGNLVFTGTPEGFLKAFDAKTGEEVWKFQVGTGVVSSPITWEQDGEQWVGVAAGWGGAVPLWGGEVAKSTAGINQGGSFWAFKLPKTVASR; encoded by the coding sequence ATGAGAATGCGGACCCGGTTTCTCGCCGCGGTGGGCGTCGCCTCCCTCGTGGCGGGAGGTGCCCTGCCGGCCATGGCCGAGGGGGTGAGCGAGCAGGACATCATCAACGACGCCAAGACCCCCGGCGACGTCGTCACCTACGGCCTCGGGCCGCAGGCCCAGCGCTTCAGCCCGCTGAAGACCCTCAACCGCGACAACATCAAGGGCCTCGTGCCGGCGTGGTCGTTCTCGTTCGGCGGCGAGAAGCAGCGCGGGCAGGAGAGCCAGGCGCTGGTCAAGGACGGCATCATCTACGTCACGGGCTCGTATTCGCGCATGTACGCGATCGACTCCCGCACCGGCGACAAGAAGTGGGAATACGACGCCCGCCTGCCGGAGGGGATCCTGCCCTGCTGCGACGTGGTGAACCGCGGCGCCGCGCTCTACAAGGACAACGTCTATTTCGGCACGCTCGACGCCAAGCTCGTCGCCCTGAACACCAAGACCGGCAAGGTGGTCTGGCGCAAGGACATCGACGACTTCAAGGCCGGCTACAGCTACACGGCCGCCCCGATCATCGTGAAGGGCAAGATCATCACCGGCGTGTCCGGCGGCGAGTTCGGCGTGATCGGGCGGATCGAGGCCCGCGACGCCGAGACCGGCGAGGTCGTGTGGAAGCGGCCCGTGATCGAGGGCCACATGGGCGAGCTCAACGGCAAGCCCTCGACCATGACGGGCAAGACCAACGAGACCTGGCCCGGCGACATGTGGAAGTTCGGCGGCGGCGCCACCTGGCTCGGCGGCACCTACGACCCCGAGACCAACCTGATCTACTTCGGCACCGGCAACCCGGGCCCGTGGAACAGCTGGCTCCGGCCGGGCGACAACAAGTGGACCTCCTCGCGCCTCGCCCTCAACCCCGACAACGGCGAGATCGTCTGGGGCTTCCAGACCACCCCGCACGACGGCTGGGACTTCGACGGCGTCAACGAGTTCGTGCCGTTCGACCTGAACAAGGGCGGGAAGACCATCAAGGCCGGCGCTACCGCCGACCGCAACGGCTTCTTCTACGTGCTGGACCGGACCAACGGGAAATTCATCTCGGCGACGCCGTTCGTCGAGAAGATCAACTGGGCCAAGGGCATCGATGAGAACGGCCGCCCGATCTACAACGACGAGAACCGGCCCGGCGACCCGAGCAAGGCCACCGGCGACGACAAGAAGGGCAAGTCGGTCTTCGCGGTGCCGAGCTTCCTCGGCGGCAAGAACTGGATGCCGATCGGCTACAGCCCCGACACCAAGCTGTTCTACGTGCCCTCCAACGAGTGGGGCATGGACATCTGGAACGAGCCGGTGAACTACAAGAAGGGCGCGGCCTATCTCGGCGCCGGCTTCACCATCAAGCCGGTCTTCGACGACCATATCGGCTCGCTCAAGGCGATCGACCCGGCCTCCGGCAAGGTCGTGTGGGAGTACAAGAACAAGGCCCCGCTCTGGGCCGGCGTGCTCACCACCGCGGGCAACCTCGTCTTCACCGGCACGCCCGAGGGCTTCCTGAAGGCCTTCGACGCCAAGACCGGCGAGGAGGTCTGGAAGTTCCAGGTCGGCACCGGCGTGGTGTCCTCGCCGATCACCTGGGAGCAGGACGGCGAGCAGTGGGTCGGCGTCGCGGCCGGCTGGGGCGGCGCGGTGCCGCTCTGGGGCGGCGAGGTCGCCAAGTCCACCGCCGGCATCAACCAGGGCGGCAGCTTCTGGGCGTTCAAGCTGCCGAAGACGGTGGCCTCGCGCTGA
- a CDS encoding serine hydrolase domain-containing protein yields the protein MTEAAGPYWPTEVWAEQDPGAAGLDAGRLADAVAFAKTHESAWPRSLYYPDGRYVGIVEWNETGPWSAIAGPVHERGGPAGVILKGGRRVAAWGDTRRPDMTFSIAKSYLAVLAGLAHDDGLIPDVDAPVRDSVPDPLLDGPHNGAITWRHLLQQSSEWQGILFGKSDQVDHFRQIGPGADNSRKGERRALQPPGTHYEYNDVRVNLLSYCLMRRFGRALPEVLRERIMTPIGASRDWSWHGYDNAWVEGDGERIQSVPGGGHWGGGLFIGADDHARFGLLIASGGAWNGRRLLSERWIRAMLTPSPTLDSYGYLWWLNRGAAAKPQLSASAFSALGAGNNVIWCDPEHDLVAVLRWIDKVALDGFLLRLAAALPD from the coding sequence GTGACAGAAGCAGCCGGGCCGTACTGGCCGACGGAGGTCTGGGCGGAGCAGGACCCGGGAGCGGCGGGGCTCGATGCCGGGCGGCTCGCGGACGCCGTCGCCTTCGCGAAGACGCACGAGAGCGCATGGCCGCGGAGCCTGTACTATCCCGACGGCCGCTATGTCGGGATCGTCGAGTGGAACGAGACCGGCCCCTGGAGCGCCATCGCCGGACCGGTGCACGAACGCGGCGGCCCGGCGGGCGTCATCCTGAAGGGCGGCCGCCGCGTCGCCGCCTGGGGCGATACGCGCCGGCCGGACATGACCTTCTCGATCGCCAAGAGCTATCTGGCGGTGCTGGCCGGTCTCGCGCACGACGACGGCCTGATCCCCGACGTGGACGCGCCGGTGCGCGACAGCGTGCCGGATCCGCTCCTCGACGGCCCGCATAACGGCGCGATCACCTGGCGCCACCTTCTGCAGCAATCGAGCGAGTGGCAGGGCATTCTGTTCGGCAAGTCCGATCAGGTCGACCACTTCCGGCAGATCGGCCCGGGGGCCGACAACAGCCGCAAGGGCGAGAGGCGCGCGCTGCAGCCGCCGGGCACGCACTACGAGTACAACGACGTGCGGGTGAACCTGCTGTCCTACTGCCTGATGCGCCGGTTCGGCCGCGCTCTGCCCGAGGTGCTGCGCGAGCGGATCATGACGCCGATCGGCGCGTCCCGGGATTGGTCCTGGCACGGTTACGACAACGCCTGGGTCGAAGGCGACGGCGAACGGATCCAGTCCGTGCCGGGCGGCGGCCACTGGGGCGGCGGCCTGTTCATCGGCGCCGACGACCACGCCCGCTTCGGGCTCCTGATCGCTAGCGGCGGCGCCTGGAACGGCCGCCGGCTGCTGTCGGAGCGCTGGATCCGCGCCATGCTGACCCCCTCGCCGACCCTGGACAGCTACGGCTACCTGTGGTGGCTGAACCGCGGCGCGGCCGCCAAGCCGCAGCTCTCCGCCTCGGCGTTCAGCGCGCTGGGCGCCGGCAACAACGTGATCTGGTGCGATCCGGAGCACGACCTCGTCGCGGTGCTGCGCTGGATCGACAAGGTGGCCCTGGACGGCTTCCTGCTCCGCCTCGCGGCGGCGCTGCCGGACTAA
- a CDS encoding substrate-binding periplasmic protein, producing MRSSARLLLACGLLLTLRPPDAGARPLDQVVADGTLRVAVYGDNAPFSDEVGKKARGIDADLAQAIAESLKVKLDLRVVDAGENVDGDLRLNLWRGDLAGTPLADLMLHVPTDRQLALRNDQVFFTAPYFEQEIAFAYRKGALEGFDKLDDIGDQTVALEGTSAADLMLLTAQGGRFRPNLKHYKSFEEAATAYLAGEAPILAGTRAAIEAALFAAKAPKDDNPIATVPSTGLVKTRWEIGGAVKTDSRDLAYAVGDAITALNADGRLKAICETYGVTYTPPKGY from the coding sequence ATGAGGAGTAGCGCGCGCCTCCTCTTGGCCTGCGGGCTGCTTTTGACGCTTCGGCCGCCGGACGCGGGCGCGCGTCCGCTCGATCAGGTCGTGGCCGACGGCACGTTGCGGGTGGCTGTGTACGGCGACAACGCGCCGTTCTCCGACGAGGTCGGGAAGAAGGCCCGGGGCATCGACGCGGATCTGGCCCAGGCCATCGCCGAATCGCTGAAGGTGAAGCTCGACCTGCGCGTGGTCGATGCCGGCGAGAACGTCGACGGCGACCTGCGGCTGAACCTGTGGCGCGGCGACCTCGCCGGCACGCCGCTCGCCGACCTGATGCTGCACGTGCCGACCGACCGGCAGCTCGCCCTGCGCAACGATCAGGTGTTCTTCACCGCCCCGTATTTTGAGCAGGAGATCGCCTTCGCCTACCGGAAGGGCGCGCTGGAAGGCTTCGACAAGCTCGACGACATCGGCGACCAGACTGTCGCCCTGGAGGGCACGAGCGCCGCGGACCTGATGCTGCTCACCGCCCAGGGCGGTCGATTCCGGCCGAACCTGAAGCATTACAAGAGCTTCGAGGAAGCCGCGACGGCATACCTCGCCGGCGAGGCGCCGATCCTGGCCGGCACCCGCGCGGCGATCGAGGCCGCCCTGTTCGCCGCCAAGGCGCCGAAGGACGACAACCCGATCGCCACGGTCCCGTCGACGGGGCTGGTCAAGACCCGATGGGAGATCGGCGGCGCGGTGAAGACCGATTCCCGCGACCTCGCCTACGCGGTCGGGGACGCGATCACCGCGCTCAACGCGGACGGGCGGCTCAAGGCGATCTGCGAGACCTACGGCGTCACCTACACGCCGCCGAAGGGGTATTGA